One Pseudomonas lalucatii genomic window carries:
- the pstA gene encoding phosphate ABC transporter permease PstA, translating to MTAGGVAIAVIMTLGLLAVIATRGLAHFWPADVIESTYQVPGESPRVLAGELVQSEEVPRARLKSAGLPVDTEGGEFMTRQLLKVGNREVFGADFSWVVAEWLRESHTPANLLVMERREWGNFYGYLVNVKQDGQLVAEGDAAWDELQQRIARIDELHGQLSRLEKKDIGRINHGLEALRLKTRRLELEGRLDAAAQADLDAERAQWDAEYKVLEAELVGLNQQFNRDSVTVRTVDGREQEISLGKVVRVFQPNAMGTLDKLGFYFAKVWEFVSDDPREANTEGGIFPAIFGTVMMTLIMAVIVTPVGVLAAIYLREYAKQGALTRIIRIAVNNLAGVPSIVYGVFGLGFFVYVLGGSIDSLFFAEAAPAPTFGTPGLMWASLTLAILAVPVVIVATEEGLARVPRALREGSLALGATKAETLWKVVLPMASPAMMTGLILAVARAAGEVAPLMLVGVVKLAPALPLDGNYPYLHLDQKIMHLGFHIYDVGFQSPNVEAARPLVYATALLLVLVIASLNLSAVYIRNHLREKYKALDH from the coding sequence ATGACCGCCGGTGGTGTCGCCATCGCGGTGATCATGACCCTCGGCCTGCTGGCGGTGATCGCCACCCGCGGCCTGGCGCACTTCTGGCCGGCCGACGTGATCGAATCCACCTACCAGGTTCCGGGTGAAAGCCCGCGCGTGCTGGCCGGCGAACTGGTGCAGTCCGAAGAGGTGCCCCGTGCCCGCCTGAAGTCCGCAGGGCTGCCGGTGGACACCGAGGGCGGCGAGTTCATGACCCGCCAGCTGCTCAAGGTGGGCAACCGCGAGGTGTTCGGCGCCGACTTCAGCTGGGTGGTCGCCGAATGGCTGCGGGAATCCCATACGCCGGCCAATCTGCTGGTGATGGAGCGCCGCGAGTGGGGCAACTTCTACGGCTACCTGGTCAACGTCAAGCAGGACGGCCAGCTGGTCGCCGAGGGCGATGCCGCCTGGGATGAGCTGCAGCAGCGTATCGCCCGCATCGACGAGCTGCACGGCCAGCTCAGCCGGCTGGAGAAGAAGGATATCGGCCGCATCAACCACGGCCTGGAGGCGCTGCGCCTGAAGACCCGCAGGTTGGAGCTGGAGGGCCGGCTGGATGCCGCGGCACAGGCCGACCTGGACGCCGAGCGCGCCCAGTGGGACGCCGAGTACAAGGTGCTGGAGGCCGAGCTGGTGGGCCTCAACCAGCAGTTCAACCGCGACAGCGTCACGGTCAGGACGGTCGACGGCCGCGAGCAGGAGATCAGCCTGGGCAAGGTGGTTCGCGTCTTCCAGCCCAACGCCATGGGGACCCTGGACAAGCTGGGTTTCTATTTCGCCAAGGTCTGGGAATTCGTCAGCGATGACCCACGCGAGGCGAACACCGAGGGCGGCATCTTCCCGGCCATCTTCGGCACCGTGATGATGACCCTGATCATGGCGGTGATCGTCACCCCGGTCGGCGTGCTGGCGGCCATCTACCTGCGCGAGTATGCCAAGCAGGGGGCGCTGACCCGGATCATCCGCATCGCGGTGAACAACCTGGCCGGCGTGCCGTCGATCGTCTACGGCGTATTCGGCCTGGGCTTCTTCGTCTACGTGCTGGGCGGCTCGATCGACAGCCTGTTCTTCGCCGAGGCCGCGCCGGCGCCGACCTTCGGTACGCCGGGCCTGATGTGGGCCTCGCTGACCCTGGCGATCCTCGCCGTGCCGGTGGTCATCGTCGCCACCGAGGAGGGCCTGGCCCGCGTGCCGCGGGCCCTGCGCGAGGGCTCCCTGGCCCTCGGCGCGACCAAGGCCGAGACGCTGTGGAAGGTGGTGCTGCCGATGGCCAGCCCGGCGATGATGACCGGCCTGATCCTCGCCGTGGCCCGCGCCGCCGGCGAGGTCGCGCCGCTGATGCTGGTGGGCGTGGTCAAGCTGGCGCCGGCCCTGCCGCTGGACGGCAACTACCCCTACCTGCACCTGGACCAGAAGATCATGCACCTGGGCTTCCATATCTACGACGTCGGCTTCCAGAGCCCCAACGTCGAGGCCGCGCGGCCGCTGGTGTACGCCACGGCGCTGCTGCTGGTGCTGGTGATCGCCTCGCTCAACCTCAGTGCGGTGTATATCCGCAACCACCTGCGCGAGAAGTACAAGGCGCTGGATCACTAA
- the pstB gene encoding phosphate ABC transporter ATP-binding protein PstB, translating into MQHQAHGIDISALGRDKQSLDLNQEAVAIEVPGLNLFYGDKQALFDVQLNIPRQRVTAFIGPSGCGKSTLLRTFNRMNDLVDGCRVEGEINLDGRNIYRKGEDVAELRRRVGMVFQKPNPFPKSIYENVVYGLRIQGVNQKRVLDETVEWALKSAALWDEVKDRLHDSALGLSGGQQQRLVIARTVAVQPEVLLLDEPCSALDPISTLKVEELIYELKSKYTIVIVTHNMQQAARVSDYTAFMYMGKLIEYGDTDTLFTNPEKKQTEDYITGRYG; encoded by the coding sequence ATGCAGCACCAAGCACACGGTATCGATATCTCCGCCCTGGGCCGCGACAAGCAGAGCCTGGACCTGAACCAGGAGGCCGTGGCCATCGAAGTGCCCGGCCTGAACCTGTTCTACGGCGACAAGCAGGCCCTGTTCGATGTGCAACTGAACATCCCGCGCCAGCGCGTGACCGCCTTCATCGGCCCGTCCGGCTGCGGCAAGTCCACCCTGCTGCGCACCTTCAACCGGATGAACGACCTGGTCGACGGTTGCCGTGTGGAAGGTGAGATCAACCTCGACGGGCGCAACATCTACCGCAAGGGCGAGGACGTGGCCGAGCTGCGCCGCCGCGTCGGCATGGTGTTCCAGAAGCCCAACCCCTTCCCCAAGAGCATCTACGAGAACGTGGTCTACGGCCTGCGCATCCAGGGCGTGAACCAGAAGCGCGTACTCGACGAGACGGTGGAGTGGGCGCTGAAGAGCGCGGCGCTGTGGGACGAGGTCAAGGACCGTCTGCACGACTCGGCCCTGGGCCTGTCCGGCGGCCAGCAACAGCGCCTGGTGATCGCCCGTACCGTGGCGGTGCAGCCGGAAGTGCTGCTGCTCGACGAGCCCTGCTCGGCCCTCGATCCGATCTCCACGCTGAAGGTCGAAGAGCTGATCTACGAACTGAAATCCAAGTACACCATCGTCATCGTTACCCACAACATGCAGCAGGCCGCGCGGGTGTCCGACTACACGGCGTTCATGTACATGGGCAAGCTGATCGAGTACGGCGATACCGATACCCTGTTCACCAACCCGGAAAAGAAGCAGACCGAGGACTACATCACCGGTCGCTACGGTTGA
- a CDS encoding TRAP transporter large permease produces MTTALLLIMLVLLLAGFPMMTTLLAAAAAGFVFFFTMGPEFIVQQMIAGIRPAALVAVPMFILAADIITRGATANRLLDVATAFVGHVRGGMAVTTALSCALFGALSGSTQATVVGVGSIMRPKMLQQGYKDSFAISLIINASDIALLIPPSIGMIIYGVVSGTSVAELFIAGIGPGLLLMLLLAGYCYLYARLTGIPRGDKFSWRERLVTCRRAILPLLLPVLTIGGIYSGVFSPTEAAAVSVLYALVLEMLIYRRVKFSELSSIALSTGLITAVVFILVAAGAAFSWVISFAQIPQAILSGIGIMSASPTELLIIISIAFFIGCMFVDPIVVMLILVPIFAPAVRLSGLDPVLVGIIITLQAAIGSATPPFGCDIFTAIAVFRRPYVDVVRGSLPFFLILLLMSVLLILFPPITLFLRDLAFR; encoded by the coding sequence ATGACCACTGCCCTGCTGCTCATCATGCTGGTCCTGCTGCTGGCAGGCTTCCCCATGATGACCACCCTGCTGGCCGCCGCCGCCGCCGGCTTCGTGTTCTTCTTCACCATGGGCCCGGAGTTCATCGTCCAGCAGATGATCGCCGGCATCCGCCCGGCCGCCCTGGTGGCGGTGCCCATGTTCATCCTCGCCGCCGACATCATCACCCGCGGCGCCACGGCCAATCGTCTGCTGGACGTGGCCACCGCCTTCGTCGGCCACGTGCGCGGCGGCATGGCGGTGACCACGGCGCTGAGCTGCGCGCTGTTCGGTGCCCTGTCCGGCTCGACCCAGGCCACCGTGGTCGGCGTCGGCAGCATCATGCGGCCGAAGATGCTGCAGCAGGGCTACAAGGACAGCTTCGCCATCTCGCTGATCATCAACGCCTCGGACATCGCCCTGCTGATCCCGCCGAGCATCGGCATGATCATCTACGGCGTGGTCTCCGGCACCTCGGTGGCCGAGCTGTTCATCGCCGGCATCGGCCCGGGCCTGCTGCTGATGCTGCTGCTGGCCGGCTACTGCTACCTCTACGCGCGGCTCACCGGCATTCCCAGGGGCGACAAGTTCAGCTGGCGCGAACGCCTGGTCACCTGCCGCCGCGCCATCCTGCCGCTGCTGTTGCCGGTGCTGACCATCGGCGGCATCTACTCCGGGGTGTTCAGCCCCACCGAGGCGGCCGCGGTGTCGGTGCTCTATGCGCTGGTCCTGGAGATGCTGATCTACCGGCGGGTGAAGTTCAGCGAACTGTCGTCCATCGCCCTGTCCACCGGCCTGATCACCGCCGTGGTGTTCATCCTGGTGGCGGCCGGCGCGGCCTTCTCCTGGGTGATCTCCTTCGCCCAGATCCCGCAAGCCATCCTCAGCGGCATCGGCATCATGAGCGCCTCGCCGACCGAGCTGCTGATCATCATCTCGATCGCCTTCTTCATCGGCTGCATGTTCGTCGACCCGATCGTGGTGATGCTGATCCTGGTGCCGATCTTCGCCCCGGCGGTGCGCCTGTCCGGCCTCGACCCGGTGCTGGTCGGCATCATCATCACCCTGCAGGCGGCCATCGGCTCGGCGACCCCGCCGTTCGGCTGCGACATCTTCACCGCCATCGCGGTGTTCCGCCGCCCCTATGTCGACGTGGTGCGCGGCAGCCTGCCGTTCTTCCTGATCCTGCTGCTGATGTCGGTGCTGCTGATCCTGTTCCCGCCGATCACCCTGTTCCTGCGCGACCTGGCCTTCCGCTAG
- a CDS encoding peptidoglycan DD-metalloendopeptidase family protein, with protein MLGRLILLCSLWAAASQAAALTIYKYTDANGVVTYSDQAAPGAQVFVFRDRMVERLDNQVKLETKKHAAGETLLVRNDLYAPVQVELQLVDVDNAVGAPDEPITWVLPPRSKIRLATLAPRDAGRPLRYTPKLRYALGDPRLLPTQQRYPLPWRGGPFRLTQGAGGKYSHFTPKGRYALDIAMPEGTPIVAARGGVVVKTENQQSGRGTNPSGNYVRILHDDGTMGVYLHLMKGSVRVREGRRVAVGEQIARSGNTGNSTGPHLHFVVQRNVGLALESIPFSFTQPVDSLPNFAVGGE; from the coding sequence ATGCTAGGGCGCCTGATTCTTCTCTGCAGCCTCTGGGCCGCCGCCAGCCAGGCGGCGGCCCTGACCATCTACAAGTACACCGATGCCAACGGCGTGGTCACCTATTCCGACCAGGCCGCCCCGGGGGCCCAGGTGTTCGTGTTCCGCGACCGCATGGTCGAGCGCCTGGACAACCAGGTGAAGCTGGAAACCAAGAAGCACGCGGCCGGCGAGACCCTGCTGGTGCGCAACGACCTCTATGCCCCGGTGCAGGTCGAGTTGCAGCTGGTGGACGTCGACAACGCCGTCGGCGCCCCGGACGAGCCGATCACCTGGGTGCTGCCGCCGCGCAGCAAGATCCGCCTGGCCACCCTGGCCCCGCGCGACGCCGGGCGGCCGCTGCGCTACACGCCGAAGCTGCGCTACGCCCTCGGCGACCCGCGCCTGCTGCCGACCCAGCAGCGCTATCCGCTGCCCTGGCGCGGCGGGCCGTTCCGCCTGACCCAGGGCGCGGGCGGCAAGTACAGCCACTTCACCCCCAAGGGCCGCTACGCCCTGGACATCGCCATGCCCGAGGGCACGCCCATAGTGGCGGCGCGCGGCGGCGTGGTGGTGAAGACCGAGAACCAGCAGAGCGGGCGCGGCACCAACCCCTCCGGCAACTACGTGCGCATCCTCCACGACGACGGCACCATGGGCGTCTACCTGCACCTGATGAAGGGCTCGGTGCGGGTCCGCGAAGGCCGCCGGGTGGCGGTCGGCGAGCAGATCGCCCGCTCCGGCAACACCGGCAACAGCACCGGCCCGCACCTGCACTTCGTGGTGCAGCGCAACGTCGGCCTGGCCCTGGAGTCCATCCCCTTCAGCTTCACCCAGCCGGTCGACAGCCTGCCCAACTTCGCCGTCGGCGGCGAATGA
- a CDS encoding ABC transporter permease subunit, producing MTDLATDTMTAPLNSSQRLDFNTPAMQRKRRMRAIKDRLAHWYVSIGGLVVLAAITLIFFYLAHVVLPIFSGAELEAREAQQPAWLAEQGEALLLAVEEQNKVAMRLNRAGQVQFFATKDGAALSSVQLPLPAGASIVSFSEDQPGSRRVALGLSNGQVLVFKQNYRVTYPDNVKTITPSLEYPFGEAPIGLDPQGRALEHVAISQSGDTLLLSAATGAELHVLSMSREENEFTGEVTQEERRIALPQIAEPISALLIDPRHQWLYVFNGRATADVFDLRSNSLNGRYKLREGEAKISAVSPLLGGISLLVGDSKGGIAQWFMVRDEEGESALTRIRDFKLGDSAITQFLPEERRKGFLALDTDGKLGIFHSTAHRTLLVEQVAEGAAVATLSPRASRVLVESKGQILPFVVDNPHPEVSWSSLWGKVWYESYDEPKYVWQSTSANSDFEPKLSLSPLTFGTLKAAFYAMLLAAPLAICAAIYTAYFMAPAMRGKVKPVIELMEALPTVILGFFAGLFLAPYVEGHLPGIFSLLLLTPVGILLAAYGWSRLPERIRLVVPDGWEAALLIPVILLVGTFSLSMSGYLENWLFGGDMRMWLSNDLGIPFDQRNALVVGLAMGFAVIPNIYSIAEDAVFSVPKSLTFGSLALGATPWQTLTRVVILTASPGIFSALMIGMGRAVGETMIVLMATGNTPIMEMNIFEGLRTLAANVAVEMPESEVGSTHYRVLFLAALVLLSFTFVMNTLAEIIRTRLRKKYASL from the coding sequence ATGACCGACTTGGCCACCGACACCATGACCGCACCTCTGAACAGCAGCCAACGGCTGGACTTCAACACCCCGGCCATGCAGCGCAAGCGCCGCATGCGGGCCATCAAGGACCGCCTGGCGCATTGGTACGTGTCCATCGGCGGCCTGGTCGTGCTGGCTGCGATCACCCTGATCTTCTTCTACCTGGCCCATGTGGTGCTGCCGATCTTCTCCGGCGCCGAGCTGGAGGCGCGCGAGGCGCAGCAGCCCGCCTGGCTGGCCGAGCAAGGCGAGGCCTTGCTGCTGGCGGTGGAAGAGCAGAACAAGGTGGCCATGCGCCTCAATCGCGCCGGCCAGGTGCAGTTCTTCGCCACCAAGGACGGCGCGGCGCTGAGCAGCGTCCAGCTGCCGCTGCCGGCCGGCGCCAGCATCGTTTCCTTTAGCGAGGATCAGCCGGGTAGCCGCCGAGTCGCCCTGGGCCTGTCCAACGGCCAGGTGCTGGTGTTCAAGCAGAACTACCGGGTGACCTATCCGGACAACGTCAAGACCATCACCCCGAGCCTGGAGTACCCCTTCGGCGAGGCGCCGATCGGTCTCGATCCCCAGGGCCGGGCCCTGGAGCACGTGGCGATCAGCCAGAGCGGCGACACCCTGCTGCTCAGCGCCGCCACCGGCGCCGAGTTGCACGTGCTGTCGATGAGCCGCGAAGAGAACGAGTTCACCGGCGAGGTGACCCAGGAAGAACGGCGCATCGCCCTGCCGCAGATCGCCGAGCCGATCAGCGCGCTGCTGATCGATCCGCGTCATCAGTGGCTCTATGTATTCAACGGCCGCGCCACCGCCGATGTCTTCGACCTGCGCAGCAACAGCCTCAATGGCCGTTACAAGCTGCGCGAGGGCGAGGCCAAGATCAGCGCCGTGAGCCCGCTGCTGGGCGGCATCTCGCTGCTGGTCGGCGACAGCAAGGGTGGTATCGCCCAGTGGTTCATGGTGCGTGACGAAGAGGGTGAGTCGGCCCTGACCCGCATCCGCGACTTCAAGCTCGGTGACAGCGCGATTACCCAGTTCCTTCCGGAAGAGCGCCGCAAGGGCTTCCTGGCCCTGGACACAGACGGCAAGCTGGGCATCTTCCACAGCACCGCGCATCGCACCCTGCTGGTCGAGCAGGTTGCCGAGGGCGCGGCCGTCGCCACCCTGTCGCCGCGGGCCAGCCGCGTGCTGGTGGAGTCCAAGGGGCAGATCCTGCCTTTCGTGGTCGACAACCCGCACCCGGAGGTGTCCTGGAGTTCGCTGTGGGGCAAGGTCTGGTACGAGAGCTATGACGAGCCCAAGTACGTCTGGCAGTCGACCTCGGCCAACAGCGACTTCGAGCCCAAGCTGAGTCTCTCGCCGCTGACCTTCGGCACCCTGAAGGCGGCCTTCTACGCCATGCTGCTGGCCGCGCCGCTGGCCATCTGCGCGGCGATCTACACCGCCTACTTCATGGCCCCGGCCATGCGCGGCAAGGTCAAGCCGGTGATCGAGCTGATGGAGGCGCTGCCGACGGTGATCCTCGGCTTCTTCGCCGGCCTGTTCCTGGCACCCTATGTGGAGGGACATCTGCCCGGCATCTTCAGCCTGCTGCTGCTCACGCCGGTCGGCATCCTCCTGGCCGCCTATGGCTGGAGCCGCCTGCCGGAGCGCATCCGCCTGGTGGTGCCGGATGGCTGGGAGGCGGCCCTGCTGATTCCGGTGATCCTGCTGGTCGGCACCTTCTCCCTGAGCATGAGCGGCTACCTGGAGAACTGGCTGTTCGGCGGCGACATGCGCATGTGGCTGAGCAACGACCTGGGCATCCCCTTCGACCAGCGCAACGCCCTGGTGGTGGGCCTGGCCATGGGCTTCGCGGTGATCCCGAACATCTACTCGATTGCCGAGGACGCCGTGTTCAGCGTACCCAAGAGCCTGACCTTCGGCTCCCTGGCCCTGGGGGCGACGCCCTGGCAGACCCTGACCCGGGTGGTGATCCTCACCGCCAGTCCGGGCATCTTCTCGGCGCTGATGATCGGCATGGGCCGCGCGGTCGGCGAGACCATGATCGTGCTGATGGCCACCGGCAACACGCCGATCATGGAGATGAACATCTTCGAGGGTCTGCGCACCCTGGCCGCCAACGTGGCGGTGGAGATGCCGGAGTCGGAAGTCGGCAGTACCCACTACCGCGTGCTGTTCCTCGCCGCGCTGGTGCTGCTGTCCTTCACCTTCGTGATGAATACGCTGGCGGAGATCATCCGTACCCGCCTGCGCAAGAAATACGCCTCGCTCTAA
- a CDS encoding response regulator produces the protein MSKVNVLVVDDATFIRDLVKKGLRDHFPGVQIHEAVNGRKAQQLLGRVAIDLILCDWEMPEMSGLELLGWCREQDNLKSLPFIMVTSRGDKDNVVQAIQAGVSDFIGKPFSNEQLVTKVKKALSRAGKLQALQAQAPRALASGFGNDSLAALTGGKAEVIKAEAAPSPPAAGIPPTPSRPAARAATAGRGQGQLRLPGGSMACVIKGLSLKEALLLVKRGEALPQVLESAVLDLEQGEGGEVARLNGYLHAVAAFEPKADSEWLQLTLRFVDRDPQKLDYLSRLIARGTAQKHFSPGA, from the coding sequence ATGAGTAAAGTCAACGTGCTGGTGGTGGACGATGCGACCTTTATCCGCGACTTGGTGAAGAAGGGCCTGCGCGATCACTTCCCGGGCGTGCAGATCCATGAAGCCGTCAATGGGCGCAAGGCCCAGCAACTGCTCGGCCGGGTCGCCATCGACCTGATCCTCTGCGACTGGGAGATGCCGGAGATGTCCGGGCTCGAGCTGCTCGGCTGGTGCCGCGAGCAGGACAACCTGAAGAGCCTGCCCTTTATCATGGTCACCAGCCGCGGCGACAAGGACAACGTGGTGCAGGCGATCCAGGCCGGGGTCTCGGACTTCATCGGCAAGCCCTTCTCCAACGAGCAGCTGGTCACCAAGGTGAAGAAGGCCCTGAGCCGCGCCGGCAAGCTGCAGGCCCTCCAGGCCCAGGCGCCCCGGGCCCTGGCGAGCGGCTTCGGCAATGACTCGCTGGCCGCCCTGACCGGCGGCAAGGCCGAGGTGATCAAGGCCGAGGCCGCGCCATCCCCGCCCGCGGCCGGCATCCCGCCGACGCCATCCAGGCCCGCGGCCCGGGCGGCGACCGCCGGCCGTGGCCAGGGCCAGCTGCGTCTACCGGGAGGCAGCATGGCCTGCGTGATCAAGGGCCTGAGCCTCAAGGAGGCGCTGCTGCTGGTCAAACGCGGCGAGGCGCTGCCCCAGGTGCTGGAAAGTGCGGTGCTCGACCTGGAGCAGGGCGAGGGCGGCGAGGTGGCGCGACTGAACGGTTACCTGCACGCGGTGGCCGCCTTCGAGCCGAAGGCCGACAGCGAGTGGTTGCAGCTGACCCTGCGTTTCGTCGACCGCGACCCGCAGAAACTCGATTACCTGTCGCGGCTGATCGCCCGCGGCACCGCACAGAAGCATTTCAGTCCCGGCGCCTGA
- a CDS encoding TRAP transporter small permease — MSWLHKLDWLLEKLEAFILASAILLMALNSVGNVFGRYLFNQSIYFSEELNQFLIIFVTFVGCSYAARHSRHISMSAFIEHLTGKPAAASLLLINLLTALLMLWLTWAAIGYVESAARVGRASSALQLPLHYIYLVIPLGLGMTGLQFLRHAFTQLLVLLGRREAPPRHVDAPLPPQP; from the coding sequence ATGTCTTGGTTGCACAAGTTGGATTGGCTGCTGGAGAAGCTCGAGGCCTTCATCCTCGCCAGCGCCATTCTGCTGATGGCGCTGAATTCGGTCGGCAACGTGTTCGGCCGCTACCTGTTCAACCAGAGCATCTATTTCTCCGAGGAGCTCAACCAGTTCCTCATCATCTTCGTCACCTTCGTCGGCTGCAGCTATGCCGCCCGCCATAGCCGGCACATCAGCATGAGTGCCTTCATCGAGCACCTGACCGGCAAGCCCGCCGCCGCCAGCCTGCTGCTGATCAACCTGCTCACCGCCCTGCTGATGCTCTGGCTGACCTGGGCGGCGATCGGCTACGTCGAGTCGGCCGCCCGCGTCGGCCGCGCCTCCTCGGCGCTGCAGCTGCCGCTGCACTACATCTACCTGGTGATCCCCCTGGGCCTGGGCATGACCGGCCTGCAGTTCCTGCGCCACGCCTTCACCCAGCTGCTGGTCCTGCTCGGCCGCCGCGAGGCGCCGCCGCGTCACGTCGACGCCCCCCTTCCGCCGCAACCCTGA
- a CDS encoding PLP-dependent aminotransferase family protein, with amino-acid sequence MTIDLKPFIRSGQPKYLAIGNALTEAINSGALQPGSKLPTHRELAETLGVSVQTVSNAYAHAEKQGAIYAQVGSGTFVRSRHVSHESDYLSTDEHEDPHRGIDLSTAHPVCTQRHVKLYRDGLERLAREGRDDFITSFHPTQGLTQHRDVVCAWLAQQKMPANPDHMLFCNGAAHALTIAMATVLKPGDTVLCERETCMLLLALAQTLHFNLKGLATDDQGLLPEALEAACKQGGARVLFCTPTMNNPTTDTMGLERRQAIAELARRYDLTLVEDDVYGALQPDRHPPLSALIPERSFYATSLTKITLPGMRAGYLITPPHLVQQAIGRLRSTTWMATLMPFEIASWWMQDGTLERMVAFQQQEFAARQQLARELLADCSFRAHPNGMHIWAELPAHWQPEKFARRARQEGVMIFPAEPFLATADRSNQHVRISLGAEQSRARLQAGLATLNGLFGETPPPMHFVF; translated from the coding sequence ATGACAATTGACCTGAAACCCTTCATCCGCTCCGGCCAACCCAAGTACCTGGCCATCGGCAATGCCCTGACCGAGGCGATCAACAGCGGCGCGCTGCAGCCCGGCAGCAAGCTGCCGACCCACCGCGAGCTGGCGGAAACCCTGGGCGTCAGCGTGCAGACGGTGAGCAATGCCTATGCCCACGCGGAGAAGCAGGGCGCCATCTATGCCCAGGTCGGCAGCGGCACCTTCGTGCGCAGCCGCCACGTCAGCCACGAGTCGGACTACCTGTCCACCGACGAACATGAGGACCCGCACCGCGGCATCGACCTGTCCACCGCCCATCCGGTGTGCACCCAGCGCCACGTCAAGCTCTACCGCGATGGCCTGGAACGCCTGGCCCGGGAGGGCCGCGACGACTTCATCACCTCCTTCCACCCGACCCAGGGCCTGACCCAGCACCGCGACGTGGTCTGCGCCTGGCTGGCGCAGCAGAAGATGCCGGCCAACCCCGACCACATGCTGTTCTGCAACGGCGCCGCCCATGCCCTGACCATCGCCATGGCCACCGTGCTCAAGCCCGGCGACACGGTGCTGTGCGAGCGGGAGACCTGCATGCTGCTGCTGGCCCTGGCGCAGACCCTGCACTTCAACCTCAAGGGGCTGGCCACCGACGACCAGGGCCTGCTGCCGGAGGCGCTGGAGGCGGCCTGCAAGCAGGGCGGCGCGCGGGTGCTGTTCTGCACCCCGACCATGAACAACCCGACCACCGACACCATGGGCCTGGAGCGACGCCAGGCGATCGCCGAGCTGGCGCGGCGCTACGACCTGACCCTGGTGGAGGACGACGTCTACGGCGCCCTGCAGCCGGACCGCCACCCGCCGCTGTCGGCGCTGATCCCGGAGCGCAGCTTCTACGCCACCAGCCTGACCAAGATCACCCTGCCGGGCATGCGCGCCGGCTACCTGATCACCCCGCCGCACCTGGTGCAGCAGGCCATCGGCCGCCTGCGCAGCACCACCTGGATGGCCACCCTGATGCCCTTCGAGATCGCCAGCTGGTGGATGCAGGACGGCACCCTGGAGCGCATGGTGGCCTTCCAGCAGCAGGAGTTCGCGGCGCGCCAGCAGCTCGCTCGCGAGCTGCTGGCCGACTGCAGCTTCCGCGCCCATCCCAACGGCATGCATATCTGGGCCGAGTTGCCGGCGCACTGGCAGCCGGAGAAGTTCGCCCGCCGCGCGCGCCAGGAAGGCGTGATGATCTTTCCCGCCGAGCCCTTCCTGGCCACCGCCGACCGCAGCAACCAGCACGTGCGCATCAGCCTGGGCGCCGAGCAGAGCCGCGCGCGCCTGCAGGCCGGCCTGGCGACCCTCAACGGGCTGTTCGGCGAGACGCCACCGCCCATGCATTTCGTGTTCTAA
- the phoU gene encoding phosphate signaling complex protein PhoU: MINKDSLTHHISQQFNAELEEVRSHFLAMGGLVEKQVNDAVTALIEADSGLAQQVREVDDQINQMERNIDEECVRILARRQPAASDLRLIISVSKSVIDLERIGDESTKIAKRAILLCEEGESPRGYVEIRHIGDQVRKMVQQALDAFARFDADLALAVAQFDKTVDREYKTALRELVTYMMEDPRSISRVLNVIWALRSLERIGDHARNIAELVIYLVRGTDVKHIGLTRMQEEVQGGGKSS, from the coding sequence ATGATCAACAAAGACAGCCTTACCCACCACATCTCCCAGCAGTTCAACGCCGAGCTCGAGGAGGTGCGCAGCCACTTCCTGGCCATGGGCGGCCTGGTCGAGAAGCAGGTCAACGACGCGGTCACCGCGCTGATCGAGGCCGATTCCGGCCTGGCCCAGCAGGTGCGCGAGGTCGACGACCAGATCAACCAGATGGAGCGCAACATCGACGAGGAGTGCGTGCGCATCCTCGCCCGCCGCCAGCCGGCGGCCTCCGACCTGCGCCTGATCATCAGCGTGTCCAAGTCGGTGATCGACCTGGAGCGCATCGGCGACGAGTCGACCAAGATCGCCAAGCGCGCCATCCTCCTGTGCGAGGAAGGCGAGTCGCCGCGTGGCTACGTGGAGATCCGCCATATCGGCGACCAGGTGCGCAAGATGGTGCAGCAGGCGCTGGACGCCTTCGCCCGCTTCGATGCCGACCTGGCGCTGGCCGTGGCGCAGTTCGACAAGACCGTCGACCGCGAATACAAGACCGCCCTGCGCGAGCTGGTCACCTACATGATGGAAGACCCGCGCTCGATCTCCCGGGTGCTCAACGTGATCTGGGCGCTGCGTTCGCTGGAGCGCATCGGCGACCATGCGCGCAACATCGCCGAGCTGGTGATCTACCTGGTGCGCGGCACCGACGTGAAGCACATCGGCCTGACCCGCATGCAGGAAGAGGTGCAGGGCGGCGGCAAGAGCAGCTGA